The following coding sequences lie in one Variovorax terrae genomic window:
- the rseP gene encoding RIP metalloprotease RseP, with protein MLLTVVAFIVALGLLIAVHEYGHYRVAVACGVKVLRFSVGFGKTLFRWQPRHQKHGQTTEFVIGAFPLGGYVKMLDEREAPVAPEERHLAFNTQPLRSRAAIVAAGPVANLLLAVLLYAVVNWLGVQEPRPILASPVAGSVAEAAGLRGGETVRRAGFEGDDLEPLQSFEELRWLLTRGALDGRNVRLELAASSPNGASREALLELSHLQGTDADAQLFRKVGIVAPWTRPVIGDVMAGSAAEKAGLRKGDLVLQVGDTRIVDGLQLRETIRASVRERQPLPRPWRIERDGALQVIDVVPEVRAEGSQWVGKIGAYVGAPPEFVTVRRGPLDGLWNGVVRTWEVSVLTLRMMGRMVIGEASLKNLSGPLTIADYAGKSASLGLTQYLVFLALISVSLGVLNLLPLPVLDGGHLMYYLWEGVTGKGVSDAWMERLQRGGVAVLLVMMSIALFNDVTRLFG; from the coding sequence ATGCTGCTGACCGTTGTTGCTTTCATCGTCGCGCTGGGCCTGCTGATCGCCGTGCACGAGTATGGCCATTACCGCGTGGCGGTGGCGTGCGGCGTCAAGGTGCTGCGCTTCTCGGTGGGCTTCGGCAAGACCCTGTTCCGCTGGCAGCCGCGCCACCAGAAGCACGGCCAGACCACCGAGTTCGTGATCGGCGCCTTTCCGCTGGGCGGCTACGTCAAGATGCTCGACGAGCGCGAGGCGCCGGTGGCGCCCGAAGAGCGCCATCTCGCCTTCAACACCCAGCCGCTGAGGTCGCGCGCCGCCATCGTGGCCGCGGGGCCCGTGGCCAACCTGCTGCTGGCGGTGCTGCTGTACGCGGTGGTGAACTGGCTCGGCGTGCAGGAGCCCCGGCCCATCCTGGCCAGCCCGGTGGCCGGTTCGGTGGCGGAGGCCGCCGGCCTGCGCGGCGGCGAGACGGTGCGCCGCGCCGGCTTCGAGGGCGACGATCTGGAGCCCCTGCAGTCGTTCGAGGAGCTGCGCTGGCTGCTGACCCGCGGCGCGCTGGACGGGCGCAACGTGCGCCTGGAGCTGGCGGCTTCCTCTCCCAATGGCGCCAGCCGCGAGGCGCTGCTCGAGCTCAGCCATCTGCAGGGCACTGATGCCGACGCCCAGCTGTTCCGCAAGGTGGGCATCGTGGCGCCCTGGACGCGGCCGGTGATCGGCGACGTGATGGCCGGCAGCGCGGCCGAGAAGGCCGGCCTGCGCAAGGGCGACCTGGTGCTGCAGGTGGGCGACACCCGCATCGTGGACGGCCTGCAACTGCGCGAAACCATCCGCGCCTCGGTGCGGGAGCGCCAGCCGCTGCCGCGCCCCTGGCGCATCGAACGCGATGGCGCTCTTCAAGTGATCGACGTGGTGCCCGAGGTCCGGGCCGAGGGCAGCCAGTGGGTCGGGAAGATCGGTGCCTACGTCGGCGCCCCGCCCGAGTTCGTGACCGTGCGGCGTGGCCCGCTCGACGGGCTGTGGAACGGCGTGGTGCGCACCTGGGAGGTGTCGGTGCTCACCTTGCGCATGATGGGCCGGATGGTGATCGGCGAGGCTTCGCTCAAGAATCTCAGCGGCCCGCTGACCATTGCCGACTACGCCGGCAAGTCCGCCAGCCTGGGACTCACGCAGTACCTGGTGTTCCTGGCGCTGATCAGCGTCAGCCTGGGCGTGCTGAATCTGCTGCCGCTGCCCGTCCTCGATGGGGGGCACCTGATGTATTATCTTTGGGAGGGCGTGACGGGGAAGGGCGTATCCGATGCATGGATGGAGCGGTTGCAGCGCGGTGGCGTGGCAGTACTGCTGGTCATGATGTCGATCGCGCTGTTCAACGACGTCACCCGGCTCTTCGGTTAA